Below is a window of Roseofilum reptotaenium CS-1145 DNA.
TCGATCTTCGTTTGGCTACTCCTGCTTCGGATGCCAAAGTTGATGCGGATGAGCAAGAGGATTTATCTTTGGAGAGCAAACCGAAAAAAGTGCGATCGCGTTTAAATGCAGTAACGGATAGCTCTGAGAAAGTCATCCACCCTTCCATACCTGGTTTGAATCTGGTTAGCTCCGATCTGGATACGGAGAATGGTGAGGAAGATGAGCAGGAATACTATGCCCAAGCGAGTACCTTACGAGAATTGCTGGGAGAAGATTTAGATGAGGAAGATCTCGATGAGGATGAGGATGAAGATGACCTGGATGATGATTATTATGAGAGCGCTCGGTTAGCTATCCCTGGAGGTATTCCGGCTAAAGTGGAGGTTCTGCCTCTCTCAGAAGCAGCTTTGCCCAGAATTTGTTATTTGGTAATTGATCGGGGAGCAGAATTGATTACTCGTCCGTTGAAGGAATTTGCACAGTTGGGCCAAATTCCTTCTGCTGAGGTGAGTGAGCGGACGTTACCAGTGTTTGATAATCATCGGGTAGCGCGCCGATTTTCTCGCCGTAGTCAGAGGGTGATTAAGGTTCCCGATAGCCGCATGTTACCGAAGACTCGTCCCTATTTGTACGCGAAGGGGATTACACGGTTGTTGTTTGATGGCCAGGTGTATTCTTTAGATCAGAATTAATCCCATCTGGAAGGGTCTAGATCTTGTGGTTCAGAGAAGGGGGAGGTCTTGTTGCTCCCCCAAGGGAGAATGAGAAGACCAGCAAGAAGTCCAAGAGATGCACTAAAGGCTAAGAGGATGCCTACCGGGATCTGTACGGACTCAAAAAGCAGGAATTTGAGGGATACAGGGGTGGCATTCTGGACGGAGAGAATGGAGATCGCACTAATCCAAACACTCAGCAGTAGGGTTAGACTCAGATGACGGGCTATCATAACTAGAAAAAATAACTCAGGGTAGCATCTGAACGGATTATATAGCGCTGGGCGCTGGTAATGAGGATTCGTCAGAGGTTAAGGGGAGTAATAGGGAATAGGGAATAGGCGATAGAAAATGTCGTAATATCCTGGGCACTGCCATATCTTGACGATCAAGTGGGGAAATATCGCAAAACGTATCGTTTTTTATTGTTTTGTCAACACAGTGGCACGAATCTCTAAGGACAGGCTATTATCAGGATCTAGGTTTAGTTAATTGGTTATTGCGCAAATCAGTTATGGGTGAAGCGAAACGCCGTAAAGCTGCTCTAGGAGAACAGTATGGCCAGGAAAAGACCATCTTACCCTGGTTACCGAT
It encodes the following:
- a CDS encoding lipopolysaccharide assembly protein LapA domain-containing protein, with translation MIARHLSLTLLLSVWISAISILSVQNATPVSLKFLLFESVQIPVGILLAFSASLGLLAGLLILPWGSNKTSPFSEPQDLDPSRWD
- a CDS encoding transposase, producing the protein MSPRKLTESEKVDIIKTYRETVETTSTLATRYSVSNSTISRLLKARLPAAEYENLVQQKRAAAGKGKMPSVSNVSESESPKASQPEVQQVDLRLATPASDAKVDADEQEDLSLESKPKKVRSRLNAVTDSSEKVIHPSIPGLNLVSSDLDTENGEEDEQEYYAQASTLRELLGEDLDEEDLDEDEDEDDLDDDYYESARLAIPGGIPAKVEVLPLSEAALPRICYLVIDRGAELITRPLKEFAQLGQIPSAEVSERTLPVFDNHRVARRFSRRSQRVIKVPDSRMLPKTRPYLYAKGITRLLFDGQVYSLDQN